The Rhododendron vialii isolate Sample 1 chromosome 6a, ASM3025357v1 genome includes a window with the following:
- the LOC131330269 gene encoding uncharacterized protein LOC131330269, with amino-acid sequence MVCFCFLVDQKRMVRRSKPAAGTCSRCGGGASVADMRTATRFCYVPLYWKSWKAVVCTFCGAILKSYR; translated from the coding sequence ATGGTTTGTTTCTGCTTTTTGGTGGACCAGAAGAGGATGGTGAGGCGGAGCAAGCCCGCGGCAGGGACGTGTTCGAGGTGCGGCGGTGGTGCGAGCGTGGCGGATATGAGGACGGCGACGAGGTTTTGTTACGTGCCGTTGTACTGGAAATCTTGGAAAGCCGTTGTTTGTACTTTTTGTGGAGCTATTCTCAAATCTTACAGATGA